Proteins from one Porites lutea chromosome 3, jaPorLute2.1, whole genome shotgun sequence genomic window:
- the LOC140930075 gene encoding uncharacterized protein isoform X1, which yields MARKKELEDEISTDSASASGITTDGELQKRETKCKPLKQTDKLDAKVDRKEEEEESESSDSDSSDSDEPETSASAAATEAKEGAAQAPVELKGKFLKAVMDEDYENAKELCQKILLLEPDNKTCSEFHAVIVEKIKQEDEKSDDSEESTEESSDETEEDENQESSEDDQDDDDDNEEDDDEDNESSSDDDFALPPGPINLIMGGLPIRPQKR from the exons ATGGCAAGGAAAAAGGAACTGGAAGATGAAATTTCTACAGACAGTGCTTCAGCATCTGGCATCACTACTGATG GAGAGTTACAAAAACGAGAAACAAAATGTAAACCATTGAAACAGACTGATAAGCTAGATGCTAAAGTTGATcgtaaagaagaagaagaggaatcTGAAAGTTCAGACAGTGATTCTTCAGACAGTGATGAACCAGAAACAAGTGCATCAGCAGCAGCAACAGAAGCAAAAGAGGGGGCTGCTCAGGCTCCTGTGGAACTTAAAGGAAAG TTCCTAAAGGCAGTCATGGATGAAGACTATGAAAATGCCAAAGAACTTTGTCAGAAGA TTCTGTTGTTAGAGCCAGATAATAAAACATGCAGTGAATTTCATGCTGTTATtgtggagaaaattaaacaag AAGACGAGAAGAGTGATGATAGTGAGGAAAGCACAGAAGAGAGTAGTGATGAGACAGAAGAGGATGAAAACCAAGAGAGCAGTGAAGATGAtcaggatgatgatgatgataatgaggaAGACGATGATGAAGACAATGAAAGCAGCTCCGATGATGACTTTGCTTTACCACCAGGCCCTATCAACTTAATCATGGGAGGACTTCCTATTAGACCACAGAAAAGATGA
- the LOC140930075 gene encoding uncharacterized protein isoform X2, translating to MARKKELEDEISTDSASASGITTDGELQKRETKCKPLKQTDKLDAKVDRKEEEEESESSDSDSSDSDEPETSASAAATEAKEGAAQAPVELKGKFLKAVMDEDYENAKELCQKILLLEPDNKTCSEFHAVIVEKIKQDEKSDDSEESTEESSDETEEDENQESSEDDQDDDDDNEEDDDEDNESSSDDDFALPPGPINLIMGGLPIRPQKR from the exons ATGGCAAGGAAAAAGGAACTGGAAGATGAAATTTCTACAGACAGTGCTTCAGCATCTGGCATCACTACTGATG GAGAGTTACAAAAACGAGAAACAAAATGTAAACCATTGAAACAGACTGATAAGCTAGATGCTAAAGTTGATcgtaaagaagaagaagaggaatcTGAAAGTTCAGACAGTGATTCTTCAGACAGTGATGAACCAGAAACAAGTGCATCAGCAGCAGCAACAGAAGCAAAAGAGGGGGCTGCTCAGGCTCCTGTGGAACTTAAAGGAAAG TTCCTAAAGGCAGTCATGGATGAAGACTATGAAAATGCCAAAGAACTTTGTCAGAAGA TTCTGTTGTTAGAGCCAGATAATAAAACATGCAGTGAATTTCATGCTGTTATtgtggagaaaattaaacaag ACGAGAAGAGTGATGATAGTGAGGAAAGCACAGAAGAGAGTAGTGATGAGACAGAAGAGGATGAAAACCAAGAGAGCAGTGAAGATGAtcaggatgatgatgatgataatgaggaAGACGATGATGAAGACAATGAAAGCAGCTCCGATGATGACTTTGCTTTACCACCAGGCCCTATCAACTTAATCATGGGAGGACTTCCTATTAGACCACAGAAAAGATGA